One genomic window of Cannabis sativa cultivar Pink pepper isolate KNU-18-1 chromosome 2, ASM2916894v1, whole genome shotgun sequence includes the following:
- the LOC133034641 gene encoding uncharacterized protein LOC133034641 gives MIHEFLRLKDKRDIITIPVPRAFIAPRTQITLSGEDLQQVATCDYIGNQGMLFGMMHIWESINGLRKFFKFYDPELLTVHGINDEEQSQSFDDAARRLANWLSLMNNNHQMFFIP, from the exons atgattcatgaattcctaaggctcaaagataaacgtgatataatcacaattcctgtcccccgagcattcattgcaccgcgtacccagatcacgttatctggagaggatttgcagcaggttgctacgtgtgactacatcggcaaccagggaatgctgtttggaatgat gcacatatgggagagcatcaacggtctgagaaaatttttcaagttttacgacccagagcttctcacagtgcatgggatcaacgatgaagaacagagtcagtcttttgacgatgcggcaagacgattggctaattggttatcattaatgaacaacaaccaccaaatgttctttattccttag